The Streptococcus sp. DTU_2020_1001019_1_SI_AUS_MUR_006 sequence GGAGATGCAGAGCAAGTCTACAAAAAGATTTCAACACCGGTAACTCCAGAGAAAGCAAACTATGCTAAAGAAAATACTCCTCAGTTGCCAAATACTGCTACTGAAGATAGCAGCACTTGGACTTCTTGGAGTAATGTATGGATTTGGTCTTGTAGCTCATAAGAAAAAAGAAGGCTAATATTCTGATTAAAAAAGATTAGCTATTTGTCAACTATAGTGGTGAAGAAAAATTCTGACCACATAGTCTATCATGTCTGCCACATAGACAAAAGCTATTGTTTGCGATTTTTATTTCTGTTATAGTTGTAATTGTTAAAGGGAGATAAAACTTCTTAACAAAATAAAAATTGAGGTCGTATCATGAAAAAAGTATTAGGTATTGGATTTTTAGTTGTTGCAGTAGTAGTCTTGTATTTTGGCTTTGTTGGATGGCCGAGTTTGGATGTTAACATCTGGGCACTATTTCCAGTAGGTTTATTTCTGTTTTTTACTCTTGAAAATCTGGTAAAAAAAGATTATAAGGCCAGTATTATGTGCTTGATTATTGCTTTTATCATCGCTAATGCTATTCTTGATCTCTTGCCACTTTCAAGTGGTGTAGTTATCGGTGCTGGAGTGCTGGCTTGTGTGGGGATTGGTTTTCTCTTTCCTGAAGCCAACAAGTAAGAAGAATAATACAAAAAATCTCGAGATTTTCTCGAGACTTTTTCTTTATTGACCTGCGTAATATTTTTGAATCCCCTTAACGATACCTGCAACCAATCTATTTTGGTAGGCATCACTGCGGACTTGTTGATTCTCATTGAAATTGTCAATATAGCCCAATTCCAATAGAACAGCTGGTTTATCAGTTTCTCGAAGGACAGCAAAACTACTTTGTAGGAGTCCTGCATCCTTAGCACCAGTTTCAGCTAATAGTGAAGAGTGAATATCTGCAGCAAGGCGATTGCTTTCGCTGATTCGATCAGGATGGTTATGCCAGTACGGATTGATCTTAGCACGATAGCCACTGTCTTCTTCGTAAGAGTAAGTTTGAATACCAGATCTCCCTGAAGCAGGATTTCCGCTTGCATTGAAGTGAATACTGATGAACATGTCTGAGTCCGTTTTGTTAACCATTTTTGAACGTTCAGTGACAAAGTCGACATAGACATCACTATCTCTCGAAGAAAGAACGGTATAACCAAGACCCTGGAGTTCCTTACGTAGTTTTTGATAAATTTGCATGGTTAGGTCTTTTTCCTGAGTGTTATAATAAACAGCACCAGGGTCTTTTCCACCGTGACCTGGATCTAAGAAAACAGTTTTTGTGTATTTCCCTTTTTCAAATCCACGACTTTCTGGAATTTCAGCAATCCATTTTCCGTTACTCTGGAATAAATGAGTTTGACCGTTTATTTTCTGAGTTCCAGTAACGTAGACGCCATTTTCTTTCAGGTAATACCAAGCATTATAGTAGTTATCAAATATCCATTCACTTTTTGCCATGTAACCACCTGACTTGAGGTAGTAAGAGCCAATCCATTCACGCGCTGCATAAGCTCCACCAGATTTCAAGTAGAACCAGCTATTATAGTTTTTATCGAAAATCCATTCTTTTTCGGCCATAGCTCCACTATCTTTGAGATAGTAGCTACCAATCCATTGGTTATTGGCCATAATACCATCTTTGTTAAAATAGTACCACGCGCTACCGACTTTTTCCCATTTCTCTTGAGTTGGACGACCAGATGTTTGGGCAAAGTACCATTTTCCTTCTAAATAAACCCAGGACCTTTCAGCCATAGCTCCACTATTAGAGAGAAGGTATCCGTTAAAAATTGTATTACTTAGCATGATACCATCTTTGTCAAAGTAGTACCAAGAGCCGCCAATTTTCTCCCAATTATTTTTGATTAATTTCCCAGAAGCCAGGGCATAGTACCATTGTCCATCTTGTTTTACCCAAGCACTCTCAGCCATGGCTCCACTATTCGTTATCAGATAGCCGTCAAAAATTGTGTTGCTGAGCATGACACCGTCTTTGTCAAAGTAATACCAGACACCACCGATTTTTTCCCATTTTTGTTGAGAAATTTTTCCATAAGCGTTAGCGTAATACCATTTATCTTGGAGTTTACTCCAACCAGAATCGACCATAGCCCCGCTACTAGTCAGGATATATCCATCAAAAATAGTATCGTTCAACATGATTCCATCTTTGTTGAAGTAGTACCATTTCCCGTGGATTTTTTTCCAGTTTAGAACAGGGGCATTATTTTCATAGAAGCGCCAGATATTTTCCTCGAATACCCAACCATCTTTTTGGACTTCAGGAGCCTTGTCTTCTTCTTTCTTAGCTGGATTTGTTGTTTGATTGGCATTTGCCTCAGTTGAAGGTTCAGTTTCCTTGGCTGGGAGACTGTTTTTCTCCACTTTGTCAGTAGAGGTTTCACTGTGTGTTGTTTCTACTGGGGTAGACTGTGCTTGGTTTTCCTCAGCATAGCTAAGGTTGCTTGTTAGACCAAATACTGAAAGCGTAATGGCACTTGCCAAGAGCGTTTTTTTCACTTGATTTATCTCCTATTTTAACTTTTTTATAATTTTATCAGAAAAGTGCCTCAGATGGAACATTTAGTGGCCAAGATCGAGGTGCTGGTGGGCTATATTGTAATAGTTGACTATTTCATCACGAAAATTTGAACAATCATGATGATATAGATGAGCAGTGTTAGTAAAAATCCAGCTCGCCAAAAGAATTTAATAAATTTTGGATAATAAAAGCTACGTCTTTTGTTTAAGAAGAAAAAGACTAACACAATTGCTAGTATTGATAAGGCTATTCCCAATACGGGAAGTTGATTGTGTGTAAACATCTTAGCCGTAATCAAATAATATTCAAATATTAGAAAAGGAAAAGCTAAATCAGCAGCATTGATGCCCCTTTTCTTTAACTTAAAGAGTCTGCTTAAAATAATCGCCAGAGCTAAGGTTAGTACCAAAAGCAAGATGGAAGCAAGTTTCATTAAAATCATACCATTATTGTATCATAAAATTTTGAGAATAGAAAAGTAAATTCCGTGATTTATCACTGTTTTAGCAAAAAATCATTGGTAAGAAACAGGTTTTATAATTCCTGCTTGAACAGAATGAATCATGTGTTTGCTACGATGATAGTTTGAACTCTCAATATAAATCTTTTTTATGGTGACCATAGAAAAGATATATTAGTCAGAAAGAAAGAATAGTAGTAGAATGAGTGGCAAATAAAACAAAGGAGTTTCTTATGAAATTAGTTACGTTATGGTCAAAACTCTCACTTGGTATCCAATTATTGGTGGCTTTGGTCTTGGGTGTGATTGCTGCAGTCATCTGGCCACAATTTGCAGGCTTTTATCAATTTTTAGGTCAAGCCTTTATTAAATTGATCAATATGGTTATCATTCCTTTAATCTTCCCAACTATCGTTGTTGCGGTAGCTGGTGTTATCGGGAAAAAATCTTTTGGGAAAATCTTGACCAAGAGTTTGGTTTACTTTTTCGTAGTAACAACTGCTATTACTCTTTTGTTTGTATTTGCTAGTTACTATTTAGGATTTGGTCAAGGAGTGAATATCGGTCAAACTGGTGGTAACCTTGATGGAATTGCCAATAATGTAAAATTTAGCGAATTTTTGCTTGGTTTTATTCCATCAAATATCGTCAAGTCTCTTTCAGAAGGTGCCCTCTTGCCAATTATCGTGTTTGCCATCTTTCTTGGTTACGGAATTGGTAATCTTAAATCAGAGAAATCTCAGAAAATTATCCAAGGTTTCCAAATCTGGATTGAGGCCATCTACAAGATTGTTACAGTGATCGTCAAACTTTCACCGATTGGAATTTTTGGATTTATCGCCAAAGATGTTGCAACTACTGGCCTTGATAAATTGATTGGGCTTGGTCAATTTGTAATCGGAACTTACTTGGCTTATGCTGTATTGGTTCTCCTAATTTTCCCTTTGATTGCTCTATTCTTTAAAGTACCATATTTGTCAGCCTTTCGTGAAAATTGGAGTCTCTTGACTCTGGCCTTTGTTACTGGTAGTTCTAGTGTTGTCTTGCCATCACTTCTTAAAGATTTGAAAAAACAGGGGCATGACGAGCACACGATTGATTTAGTTGTTCCTTTAGGATATACTTTTAACTTAGAAGGAGCAGCAGTTTATTTCTCAGTAGCGACAATTTTTATTGCTCATGCCTACGGTATTCAATTTTCTTTATCAAGTCTCTTGTTTACTGTTTTATTGTTGACTTTGATTGGAAAAACTGCGGCAACCGTACCATCAGGAGCTATCGTGGTTCTACTAGCTGCAGCACCTCAGTTAGGCTTGCCAGTTGAAGGAGTAGCCTTGATCTTTGCAGTTGATTTCTTTGTCAATGCTGGCCGTACTATGATCAATGTTTTGGGTCAAATCTTAACAGTCAGCGTGATTGAAAAAACTGAAGGATATATTTTAGAAGAAGAAAAGGAAAGCCAACTTTCAGTCAGCTTTTCTTAAGGAGTATATGAGTAATGAGTGAAGCAAAAGTTTATGTAATTCATGAGAATCTTGAATGGACCCAGCATTTGGTCAAATGGTTGGAAGAACTAGAAGTCCCTTATGAACTGTGGGATTTGTCTAGTGGAATTTTGGATCTGCAAAGTCCACCGCCACAGGGTATCTTTTACAATCGTATGTCTGCGTCTTCTCACACCAGAGGACATCGCTATGCGCCAGAATTTACAGAGCAGGTGATTACTTGGTTAGAAGCCCACGGACGCAAGGTTGTGAATGGAACAGGTGCTATCAACCTTGAAATCAGTAAAATCAAACAATATTTGAAGTTAAACGAGTCAGGCATTGAGACTCCTGCGACAGTTGCAGTTCTGGGCCAAGAAAATATCATTGAAGCAGCCAGAAAATTGAACATCTATCCATTGATTACCAAGCACAATCGAGCAGGTAAGGGGTTAGGCGTTCAACTCTTCCAAAATGAAGAAGAACTTGAAGCTTATGTCAATAGTCCTCTCTTTGAACCATCAGTGGACGGGATCACCTTGTTACAAGCCTATATCAAACCAAGTGATGGACGCATCCGTCGTTCAGAGTTTATCAACCAAAAGTTCCTTTATACTGTTTCAATCGATTCTTCAGATGGTTTCCAACTGTGCCCAGCAGATGGTTGCCAAATCGGCAAGAGACCAGAGCAACTGGAAACGTCTGAGAAATTCCAGATTACAGAACCTTTACCAGATTCTCGAAGAGAAGCTTATGAGAACTTCCTTAAGAATGCTCAGATTGAAGTTGCTGCTATTGAATGGGTTCAGTCAGAGAGTGGTGATATTTATGTTTATGATGTAAATACCAACACAAACTACAATCCTACCGCAGAAAAAAATGCCAATATTTTTGCTCACCAACATTTGGCTCACTATCTAAAAACAGAATTGCAAGCCCTAACGAGTGGACAATAAAGTAGGAAATTCAAAAATCCCCCAGTATTAAATGACTGGGGGATTGATTTGTTTATACTCTTCGAAAATCTCTTCAAACCAAGTCAGCTTCCATCTGCAACCTCAAAATAGTATTTTGAGCTGCCTTCGTCAGTTCTATCCACAACCTCAAAACGGTGTTTTGAGCAACCTGTGGCTCGCTTCCTAGTTTGTTCTTTGATTTTCATTGAGTATTAATCGATAAAAAATTATTGCTTTGCTTTAAAGTTTGGGTCTTTTAGGCTTTGGACACTCGCATTGATCACTGCACCGATAATCAATATTTTGGCAATAATAATGAACCAGAACATCATGACAACAACGATGATGGAACTGAAAAATCGAACGTCGACTAGATAGTTGACATAGTTATTGAAATAAGCTGAAAAGATCGTTAATAGAGATATGAGAGTAAGAAGTACGAACAGACTTCCAGGAAGGACATAACGAATACGACCGACTTTCACATTTGGAAGGAAATAATAGAGCATGATCAAAATTGCAAAAAGTAAGGCATAAATCAGCGGTCCTGTAAAATCCTGTAAATATGCAAATAGAGAACTTTCGGATTTCCAGTAGTTTTTTAACAAATCCAATAACATATGACCAAACATACTTAGGAATAGGGCTATAGCAAAGAGAATTTGAAGTCCCAAACTAACTAGGAGACTCATCAGTTGGTGTGAGATAATTCCTCTATTTTTTGCAATTCCATAAGCTTTATTAAAAGATTTTTGGAGGAAATTCATGGATTTTGAAAAGGTCCAAAGAGCTGATATTACCGCAAAACTCAAGAGTCCAGCAGATGGTTGTGTCAGCACTTCACGAGCAATCTTTGCTACTACATCATAGATCGTATCTGGTAAAAATTCCTTTAGTGTGATCAAGAAATCAGAGATCGGAATTTGAAAATAAGGCAAGATATTGACGGCTATCATAAGTAAAGGAAAGATTGAAATCAACCAATAATAAGCCACAGCTACACTGGTTAATTCACTATCTGAGACTTGATAGTAATGCAAAAAAGCTTTTAACAGAGGTTTATCTGTTATTTTTCTCCATAGCTTTATCATTTATCAATCCTCCATTTTTTAATTGTTTATGTTATATAGCCATTAATTTCTGCGAACTAATTCCATCATATCATAAGGTAATGTGTTGGCTGATTCTTTTAGAGAATAGGTTTCTAGGTTGTTTACATTTTGTCGTAGTTTTTTAGCATACTGGGCTGAGATGAGTTTTTGTTTCTCGTACTCAAAGATGCATTTACGTTCTAGATAATAACCTCTCAACATTTCGTCGATATTATTGGGTTTAATACGATTGATAACCCGCTCCACAAAGGCACCACTGGTAATATGACTGGTTTCACGGAGACGCGATTCCTGCATGAAGCTGATCAGAGAACTCTTATAAATCCCTTTGAGGTTTTCCAAACTTTCGATGATGATTTCAGTGTTGGCTAGATAGAGCTCTGCAATCTGGTCATAATCGATGGCAAGAAGTCTTTGATTTTCCTTGTCTCTCCAAGAACGAAAGGTTTTGCCAAATGTGAGCAACTCATGAAGGAGAAAACGCACAATCCGTATAGAAACAAGGAAGTAGTAGGTTAGTCGAGAAGCAAAGTTTCGCTTAATATTTTTCTCCATGCTTTTCAGGTAACGTTGGTAGACACGATATCCTCTTTCGCCGATTTTGCCTTCTTCATAGGCCTGTTCCAAACCATCGTTCTCGATACTGAGAATCAAGAGTTTCAGAGCTTCCCAGTCTTCTTGGATTTCTTTATTTTCTTGGCTTAGAATGAGATTTTCAATCCGTCCATGATAGTTATCAATCGCAGCATAGAGGGGAACCTTGTTTTTAGTATGGTCCAAATCTCTCTCTAACTCCATGGCAACATCGTTTAGGATAGCGATATGCATGAGATGATCCTTAGATGGCTCTTGCTCTTCCGAAAGGTGTGGCAAGACCAGTAATCCAGTAAGAAAACTGACAAGGGTTACACCTGCGACGAGGAAGAGAAGAAGAGGATATTCTTGTTCCAGATTAGTAGGTATCAAGAGGATGGTGGCGATAGACACTGTTCCTTTAACTCCAGAAAATGTCAAGAGAAGCATATCTTTGACATACTTGTGGAGGCTTTTTTGAAGTTTCTTTATTCGAAACGCGTAAAAACCGTAAATCATTACAAAGCGGATAGCAAAGAGTAAGAAAGTTAAAAGGAAGACAGTGATGAGAAGGAGCACATTGTTATAAAAAGCACTCTTAAGAATCGGCTCCGCAATCATTTCCAGTTCCATTCCTAACAGTACGAAGACAGAACCATTGAGCATAAAGGTTACAGTGTGCCAAACGGTCTCGGTCACTGTATCCACTTGAGCTTCTAGAAGATTGATCTTTTTAAAACGACTGGCTTTTAAAATACCAGCGACAACGACTGCGATAATTCCAGAAACGTGAATCTCTTCAGCGATGAAGAAGGTTAGAAGTGGTAAACTGAGATCTAATAGAAGTTCACTGGCTATATCAGTAGCTCGAACACTGAGTAGAAAAGTATGGAGGAAACGATTGATTAAGGCTGTTATGAAGCCGACTGCAAACCCTCCAACGATGGAAATAGCTAGGGAAATTCCTGCTTGAGCGATTGAAAAGGTTCCCGTTGTCCATGCGATGAGAGCTACACGAAAGGCAATTAGCCCAGAAGCGTCATTTAACAAGCCTTCCCCTTTTAAGATATTTGAAATTCGTTTTGGAAAGGTAAATCGTTCAGAAAGGGAAGCAAAAGCAACCAGGTCAGTAGGACCAAGTGCAG is a genomic window containing:
- a CDS encoding sodium:proton antiporter, with translation MDLLFYLLIFLLVLIVSSTTNKLLPFLPMPLIQILLGIGLGLCLPNNQYHLDTELFLALVIGPLLFREAQEADVTSILKHWRIVLYLIFPVIFISTLSMGGLAHVLWASLPLAACLAVGAALGPTDLVAFASLSERFTFPKRISNILKGEGLLNDASGLIAFRVALIAWTTGTFSIAQAGISLAISIVGGFAVGFITALINRFLHTFLLSVRATDIASELLLDLSLPLLTFFIAEEIHVSGIIAVVVAGILKASRFKKINLLEAQVDTVTETVWHTVTFMLNGSVFVLLGMELEMIAEPILKSAFYNNVLLLITVFLLTFLLFAIRFVMIYGFYAFRIKKLQKSLHKYVKDMLLLTFSGVKGTVSIATILLIPTNLEQEYPLLLFLVAGVTLVSFLTGLLVLPHLSEEQEPSKDHLMHIAILNDVAMELERDLDHTKNKVPLYAAIDNYHGRIENLILSQENKEIQEDWEALKLLILSIENDGLEQAYEEGKIGERGYRVYQRYLKSMEKNIKRNFASRLTYYFLVSIRIVRFLLHELLTFGKTFRSWRDKENQRLLAIDYDQIAELYLANTEIIIESLENLKGIYKSSLISFMQESRLRETSHITSGAFVERVINRIKPNNIDEMLRGYYLERKCIFEYEKQKLISAQYAKKLRQNVNNLETYSLKESANTLPYDMMELVRRN
- a CDS encoding DUF3397 domain-containing protein, with translation MILMKLASILLLVLTLALAIILSRLFKLKKRGINAADLAFPFLIFEYYLITAKMFTHNQLPVLGIALSILAIVLVFFFLNKRRSFYYPKFIKFFWRAGFLLTLLIYIIMIVQIFVMK
- a CDS encoding dicarboxylate/amino acid:cation symporter produces the protein MKLVTLWSKLSLGIQLLVALVLGVIAAVIWPQFAGFYQFLGQAFIKLINMVIIPLIFPTIVVAVAGVIGKKSFGKILTKSLVYFFVVTTAITLLFVFASYYLGFGQGVNIGQTGGNLDGIANNVKFSEFLLGFIPSNIVKSLSEGALLPIIVFAIFLGYGIGNLKSEKSQKIIQGFQIWIEAIYKIVTVIVKLSPIGIFGFIAKDVATTGLDKLIGLGQFVIGTYLAYAVLVLLIFPLIALFFKVPYLSAFRENWSLLTLAFVTGSSSVVLPSLLKDLKKQGHDEHTIDLVVPLGYTFNLEGAAVYFSVATIFIAHAYGIQFSLSSLLFTVLLLTLIGKTAATVPSGAIVVLLAAAPQLGLPVEGVALIFAVDFFVNAGRTMINVLGQILTVSVIEKTEGYILEEEKESQLSVSFS
- a CDS encoding alpha-L-glutamate ligase → MSEAKVYVIHENLEWTQHLVKWLEELEVPYELWDLSSGILDLQSPPPQGIFYNRMSASSHTRGHRYAPEFTEQVITWLEAHGRKVVNGTGAINLEISKIKQYLKLNESGIETPATVAVLGQENIIEAARKLNIYPLITKHNRAGKGLGVQLFQNEEELEAYVNSPLFEPSVDGITLLQAYIKPSDGRIRRSEFINQKFLYTVSIDSSDGFQLCPADGCQIGKRPEQLETSEKFQITEPLPDSRREAYENFLKNAQIEVAAIEWVQSESGDIYVYDVNTNTNYNPTAEKNANIFAHQHLAHYLKTELQALTSGQ
- a CDS encoding YihY/virulence factor BrkB family protein: MIKLWRKITDKPLLKAFLHYYQVSDSELTSVAVAYYWLISIFPLLMIAVNILPYFQIPISDFLITLKEFLPDTIYDVVAKIAREVLTQPSAGLLSFAVISALWTFSKSMNFLQKSFNKAYGIAKNRGIISHQLMSLLVSLGLQILFAIALFLSMFGHMLLDLLKNYWKSESSLFAYLQDFTGPLIYALLFAILIMLYYFLPNVKVGRIRYVLPGSLFVLLTLISLLTIFSAYFNNYVNYLVDVRFFSSIIVVVMMFWFIIIAKILIIGAVINASVQSLKDPNFKAKQ
- a CDS encoding N-acetylmuramoyl-L-alanine amidase — protein: MKKTLLASAITLSVFGLTSNLSYAEENQAQSTPVETTHSETSTDKVEKNSLPAKETEPSTEANANQTTNPAKKEEDKAPEVQKDGWVFEENIWRFYENNAPVLNWKKIHGKWYYFNKDGIMLNDTIFDGYILTSSGAMVDSGWSKLQDKWYYANAYGKISQQKWEKIGGVWYYFDKDGVMLSNTIFDGYLITNSGAMAESAWVKQDGQWYYALASGKLIKNNWEKIGGSWYYFDKDGIMLSNTIFNGYLLSNSGAMAERSWVYLEGKWYFAQTSGRPTQEKWEKVGSAWYYFNKDGIMANNQWIGSYYLKDSGAMAEKEWIFDKNYNSWFYLKSGGAYAAREWIGSYYLKSGGYMAKSEWIFDNYYNAWYYLKENGVYVTGTQKINGQTHLFQSNGKWIAEIPESRGFEKGKYTKTVFLDPGHGGKDPGAVYYNTQEKDLTMQIYQKLRKELQGLGYTVLSSRDSDVYVDFVTERSKMVNKTDSDMFISIHFNASGNPASGRSGIQTYSYEEDSGYRAKINPYWHNHPDRISESNRLAADIHSSLLAETGAKDAGLLQSSFAVLRETDKPAVLLELGYIDNFNENQQVRSDAYQNRLVAGIVKGIQKYYAGQ